The Pirellulales bacterium genome includes the window TCCAAGCAAATACTTGCGCAACTCGAACAGGAGCATTTGGACGAGGGGGGACGATCGAAGCTTACGCGCCGCCGCCGGGCTACGCGCGTCGGCGACTTGCAGCTCACCCTGTTCGCACCCGCCGACCATCCGCTGCTGGACGAGATCCGCCAAATCAACGTGAACGAATTGCGCCCCGTAGACGCGCTCGCGCTACTGAACGAGTGGCAGACGAAATTAGGTGCAAAAAAGAAGAGTATCGAAGGTTAACTGTGTCTATAAAAGGCAACAAAACGATACGAAACGCCGACCTATTCGCGACACCACGCCCCCATCAGGAGTCCGTCATGCCCAAGTACGTTATTGAACGCGAAATCCCCAACGCCGGCGCGATGACGAAGGACGATTTGCACACCGCCGCGCAAACCTCTTGCGGCGTGCTGAAAAAGCTGGGTCCGACAATCCAGTGGGTCGAAAGCTATGTTACCGACAACAAGGTCTACTGCGTCTATATCGCGCCGAGCAAGAGCTTGATCGAGCAACATGCCCGCGAAGGGGGATTTCCCGCCAATCGGATCTCGGAAGTCCGTGCGATCATCGACCCGACCACGGCCGATTGAAAGCTCGCGCGGTGGCGAGATCTATAGCGGGGGTCGGCTCAATCATTCTTGCCCGGAATCGCGATACGGCTTTTTGTCGCGATAGACTTCCAGGCGGTCTTGCGCCGTTTTCATGAGTACGACATCGCCGAGTTTCAGATCGATGGCCTTTTCCTGATACTTAATCGCTTGCTCGAACTCGCCAGCTTCGGCGTACGCCGCGGCGAGCGTGCTGACTTTGTCGGCATCCGTCCAGCCGCTCAGCTCGCAGGCCCTGATCGCCAATCGCACGGCCTTTGTGCCATCGCGGAAGTTGGCGTCAGGGCAGGTCGCATATATCCACGCAAGTCCCTTGTAGGGGGACGAGTAATTCGGATCGAGGCGGATGGCCTGGTTAAAGTCCGCGATTGCCTTCGTGTAATCTTTCTTGGCCCCGTGGGAGTTACCACGATTGAAATAAGCGATCTTATTGTCCGGATCGAGCCGGATTGCTTGATCATGGTCGGCAATCGCTTTTCCGTAATCCTCCTTGGCTTCCCAGGCCACGCCACGATTGGTGTAGGTAACCGACGTTGGCTGCAACTTCAGTTTCTCATTGTAATC containing:
- a CDS encoding DUF4242 domain-containing protein, whose protein sequence is MPKYVIEREIPNAGAMTKDDLHTAAQTSCGVLKKLGPTIQWVESYVTDNKVYCVYIAPSKSLIEQHAREGGFPANRISEVRAIIDPTTAD
- a CDS encoding tetratricopeptide repeat protein, coding for MISSRCVGLLSFVIALVAAARSEAVDPSTAMLGQKVLPKEDCEVSVNGVVVNFRSLSFPLVVQNVNGPWLWVGDDRKGWVSRNHVVTLDEAPAYYTRLINRNPRNAWAYNFRAVAWRHRGDFDRAIADYNEKLKLQPTSVTYTNRGVAWEAKEDYGKAIADHDQAIRLDPDNKIAYFNRGNSHGAKKDYTKAIADFNQAIRLDPNYSSPYKGLAWIYATCPDANFRDGTKAVRLAIRACELSGWTDADKVSTLAAAYAEAGEFEQAIKYQEKAIDLKLGDVVLMKTAQDRLEVYRDKKPYRDSGQE